A genomic stretch from Aedes albopictus strain Foshan chromosome 2, AalbF5, whole genome shotgun sequence includes:
- the LOC109404382 gene encoding adult-specific cuticular protein ACP-20, whose amino-acid sequence MLRFVSALAILAATAKAAPVEPVHYSFVSQHPVHYEPAHHTVPEVHYPIHVLESHGYEPQYEHVVAELPQKYIVESHHDDYHGHHEAPEQSYVAHGNAGGYSALYGGEVQGHLYSTGGESGYAKKYNDYYAYPKYKFEYGVDDPHTGDHKKQWEYRDGDVVKGGYMLKEADGTTRVVEYTADDHNGFNAVVKNIGHAHHPAPHAHAPVSVNNAYGHLGNYAGAYATGDYYGKGATSYSKIWKQH is encoded by the exons ATGTTGAGA TTCGTGTCAGCTCTTGCAATCCTCGCCGCGACCGCCAAGGCTGCCCCGGTGGAACCTGTGCACTACTCCTTCGTCTCCCAGCACCCGGTTCACTACGAACCCGCCCATCACACCGTTCCGGAGGTCCACTACCCAATCCATGTACTGGAAAGCCATGGTTACGAACCTCAGTACGAGCATGTAGTTGCCGAGCTTCCACAGAAGTACATCGTTGAGAGCCACCACGACGATTACCACGGACACCACGAAGCTCCTGAACAGAGTTACGTCGCCCACGGTAATGCCGGTGGCTACAGTGCCCTGTACGGTGGAGAGGTCCAAGGCCATCTGTACAGCACTGGAGGCGAAAGTGGCTATGCCAAGAAATACAACGATTACTACGCATACCCCAAGTACAAGTTCGAGTACGGAGTCGATGATCCTCACACCGGTGACCACAAGAAGCAGTGGGAATACCGTGACGGTGATGTCGTTAAGG GAGGATATATGCTGAAGGAAGCTGATGGAACCACCCGCGTTGTCGAGTACACTGCTGATGATCACAATGGATTCAACGCCGTCGTCAAGAACATCGGTCATGCTCACCATCCGGCACCCCACGCCCATGCTCCAGTGTCCGTCAACAATGCCTATGGCCATCTGGGTAACTACGCTGGAGCCTATGCAACCGGTGACTACTACGGCAAGGGAGCGACCAGCTACTCCAAGATCTGGAAGCAGCACTAA